The nucleotide sequence GATTTTGAAGGTCGAATTGATCACGACGCAGCCGATTCTCCAGAGTCCAGACTAATTGGTGGTCTCATTCAGGAAAATAAGGAGAAAGTCGCCGCGGCCAATCCCATTACTTATGTCAGCAAAAACGATCCGCCCATGCTGATTATGCACGGGGAAAAAGATCGGGCAGTTCCCTATAATCAGAGCGAGTTGCTCTATGCTGCGATGCAAAAAGCGGGTTTGGATGTCACGCTCTACAAGGTTGTCAATGCCGATCACGGCTTTCGCAATGCCACGCAAGATAGCGCGGCATCGCTCTTTGAAATGTCCGCTCAATTTTTAGAAAAGCATCTCAAACCCCAAACGGATGCCGCATCGCCATAAAGGGTATAATGTGAATGAATAAGCCCTGGAGAACTCAATCTCCAGGGCTTTTGTTTTTTGAAGAGACCGCAGTCAGCTAACGAAACTCCAAACTCGCCACAATTTGCTCATATTCGGTTAGTGGATAGCCTGCATCCCGGCTGCCGTTGCCGATCATGTAATACCCCACCCCATTGTGGATGGCTATGGCTACGAGAAATCGGGTGCCGGGATATGCTCGGTTGGAGCGTTCTATTTGAGAATAACGAAATTGCCACTGAATCGCCTCGCCCACCTTGAGTTGGATGCGATGTTTTTCGCCGATAACGCGATATTCATCAAATGCTGGTACCAGGAACCGGTCTTCAAAAGCCTGAACGAGTTGATCCAGTGTCATTGTGTTGAATTCGGCTCGTAGTGCTTGTGGCTCCAGGCGCATTTGTGGACGAAAGTCACTCGTAAGCCCAGGACTGAGAATGCGTACGGTTACGGGCGATAAACCATTGATGTCTCTTTGTGATGTAATAGTTGCGACATCGATACCCCACTGTTCGCTGGGACGACTGACTCGAAATCCCCATGAGTTGTTGGTATAAACAAGCCCGTCTAAACTGGGTTCAGGCTCTGTGGGGATTGGTTTACACCCAGAAGTTGCCAACAGGCTACACAGAGCCAAAGCGCAAAATATTCGGATGTGTATCATATCGATCTCCTTTTCGATCAATCGCGAAAGCAAACAGGTACTGATTATTTGACGCCAGATGGCCTAGCTGTGTTCCTGTCGCGTTGGAGCAATTCTGGATGCAGGCGATAAAATATCGCTTCTATCTGCTTCAGACCCTCTGCTTGCACCACAAAACGCCCATCGATTACGACAGTCGGTGATCTTGTCGGTATCACGCCCAGTGCTCGAGCAGTGGCGTGTATTTCTGTTCTGTTGTCTGTTCCGCTGACGTCAATGCCCATCTGTTTTAAGCAGTTTACTACAGAAGATGTGTCGGAAGTAGCCTTCTGTTTGTGGCATAATAGCGCGTCAACTATCCGCTCTGGAGCGGTCTGTTGTGCCTGCCGAAATAGCGCATTTTGTTTGTCATTGCCCACAAAATGCAGGCGTAAGCGCTCGGGTGCATTAACTTTTTTGCCCCATTGCAAGAGTCGTTCTGCTATTTGTAGTGCTGGAGACACACTAACATCCATAAACAGGTCCATACCATCTAAATTCTGGCCTTGAAAAACCCGCGCAATGGGTGTCAATAGCACAGTTGGTACAAAATGATCGCCAACGCGCTGCATCAGGTGTGCAAACCGATTAAAATGGGCTGTTTTCTCAAATTCATTATTCAGCACATAAGCTGGCACCCGATCCAGCCTATAACGCGCAATCAGGTTCTGTCCCATCTCGCTGTTCACATCTACGGTTTGGAACTCAGCACCAGGAAAGAGCGATAGTGTGGATCGAATAAACGAATATGTATCACACACTGCACAGGTCGCGTCGTTGAGAATGGCCGTTTGAAAGGAAATGGGATCGCGCA is from Gemmatimonadota bacterium and encodes:
- a CDS encoding alpha/beta hydrolase, giving the protein RGGSKGNGGRALNMTRRGFAVVDVEYRLSGEALFPAQIEDCKTAVRWVKANAKKYNLDPDRIGAWGSSAGGHLVAMMGLTHDENVFETDDHSQYSSQVQAICNWFGPTDFLRMNDFEGRIDHDAADSPESRLIGGLIQENKEKVAAANPITYVSKNDPPMLIMHGEKDRAVPYNQSELLYAAMQKAGLDVTLYKVVNADHGFRNATQDSAASLFEMSAQFLEKHLKPQTDAASP